The following coding sequences lie in one Glycine soja cultivar W05 chromosome 16, ASM419377v2, whole genome shotgun sequence genomic window:
- the LOC114389569 gene encoding box C/D snoRNA protein 1-like produces the protein MSVSASQTEEQVSTRKPTTLCEECKSNPSKYTCPGCSLHSCSLPCVKSHKERTGCSGKRNQTQFLPLSKFDDSVLLSDYNLLEEVKRVAESAQRMRNKLGIYAYFKLPRYLRSLKNAAGSRRTKLMFLPNGMSKREKNRSQYDQRKKFISWTIELHFHSTDIVLLDHGVDENTSFYSILEKHLMPGPWKNQLKQFCEVQLDCLKLFIRKYPKGPKSPFKELDIKAPIRQQLANIVILEFPVVFVFLPSHRINFEVIKDVNTSKHKSLQKDCEDNQIPQGLSFREEVIEDDNNSADPRVLDLMKQVESSLSHEVMTQNMSSEKAPNDSSEKSLFEGATGGNLSNSLMETNELKFSEDMAFDFDQDLMDFYTDILDQTNPGDLFDFDSEFANKAENEIDLIGTSELFPLPEELEEGEILE, from the exons ATGTCTGTTTCTGCGTCACAAACCGAAGAACAAGTCTCAACTAGAAAACCAACAACACTGTGTGAAGAATGCAAATCGAACCCATCGAAATACACGTGCCCTGGTTGCTCCTTACACTCGTGCAGTCTTCCATGCGTGAAGTCTCACAAAGAGCGAACTGGGTGTAGTGGCAAGAGGAACCAGACTCAGTTTCTTCCTCTTTCGAAGTTTGATGACAGTGTCCTGTTATCTG ACTATAATTTGCTGGAGGAGGTGAAGAGGGTGGCTGAATCTGCTCAAAGAATGAGAAATAAATTGGGCATTTATGCCTATTTTAAGTTACCTCGTTACCTTAGAAGCCTAAAGAATGCTGCTGGGAGCAGGAGAACCAAACTGATGTTTCTCCCTAATGGAATGtctaaaagagagaagaacCGGTCTCAATATGACCAGAg GAAGAAGTTTATATCTTGGACAATTGAATTACATTTTCACTCAACAGATATTGTTTTACTCGACCATGG AGTTGATGAAAATACAAGCTTTTACTCCATTCTAGAGAAGCACCTCATGCCTGGTCCTTGGAAGAATCAGCTAAAGCAATTCTGTGAAGTCCAGCTGGATTGTCTAAAGCTTTTCATTCGTAAATACCCGAAG GGTCCCAAGTCACCTTTCAAAGAGTTGGATATAAAAGCGCCAATCAGACAACAATTAGCAAATATAGTCATTTTGGAGTTTcctgttgtttttgttttcttgccaTCTCATAGAATCAATTTTGAAGTTATTAAGGATGTCAATACCAGCAAGCATAAATCACTGCAGAAAGATTGTGAAGACAACCAAATCCCTCAAGGTTTATCATTTAGGGAGGAAGTGATAGAAGATGACAACAACTCTGCAGATCCTCGGGTTCTTGATCTCATGAAGCAAGTGGAATCAAGTTTATCGCATGAAGTGATGACCCAAAATATGAGTTCTGAGAAAGCACCAAATGATTCCTCAGAGAAGTCTCTGTTTGAAGGAGCTACTGGGGGTAATCTTTCGAATTCTTTGATGGAAACCAATGAACTAAAATTCTCTGAAGATATGGCATTTGACTTTGATCAGGATTTGATGGATTTCTATACTGATATATTGGATCAGACAAATCCTGGTGATCTTTTTGATTTTGATAGTGAATTTGCCAataaagcagaaaatgaaattgatttaattGGTACTAGTGAATTATTCCCTTTGCCAGAGGAATTGGAGGAAGGggaaattttagaataa